From the Alkalibacter rhizosphaerae genome, one window contains:
- a CDS encoding uroporphyrinogen decarboxylase family protein, translated as MIKLLKQEIKVKYDKKLKLFSDITSGKTPERVPLCPFIETWAFHYAEISVKEAFLKNNELLFQAYKKICDDIEIDAVASISNTVPFKAGLNFASKNNSNSDGFIGAGLYTVSDDGVQIRGSHGHLMEGEELKELAKDAKTYFANVIAPKKFPILNQSLEKNVELVQDALKDIKDWMAYNGEVINRLETEVGIPVIIKMTNYNPMDVVLDYLRDFVGISRDIRKRPDELYDACEAIYDFVSEMFFDSKVPVDDKWLFSPLHIPTYMRPKDFEKLYFPFMKRYVEEFGVKRGYTLHFFMENDWTPYLDILQDLPKTSKVIGLFELGDLKYIKEKMKDRMIFHGGLSANELKFLSIPELRDSVKKTFDDLAPGGQFIFGTDYSLMNLNDGKPENLIEAMAFAKDYGKY; from the coding sequence ATGATCAAATTGCTAAAGCAAGAAATAAAAGTGAAATATGACAAGAAACTAAAATTGTTTTCAGATATTACTAGTGGGAAAACACCAGAAAGAGTCCCTTTGTGTCCATTCATAGAAACGTGGGCATTTCATTACGCAGAAATCAGTGTTAAGGAAGCGTTTTTGAAAAATAATGAATTACTGTTTCAAGCATATAAAAAGATTTGTGATGACATTGAAATCGATGCAGTAGCAAGTATTTCAAACACAGTACCGTTTAAAGCGGGGCTGAATTTTGCAAGTAAAAATAATTCGAATAGTGATGGTTTTATTGGAGCAGGCCTATACACGGTTTCAGATGATGGCGTGCAAATCAGAGGATCACATGGACATTTGATGGAGGGAGAAGAGTTAAAAGAGTTAGCCAAAGATGCAAAAACATATTTTGCAAATGTGATTGCGCCCAAAAAATTTCCGATATTGAATCAGAGTTTAGAGAAAAATGTTGAATTAGTGCAAGATGCACTAAAAGATATTAAGGATTGGATGGCATACAACGGAGAAGTCATTAATCGATTGGAAACAGAAGTTGGGATACCAGTAATTATTAAAATGACAAATTACAATCCCATGGATGTAGTATTAGATTATTTGAGAGATTTCGTTGGAATTTCAAGAGATATCCGTAAACGTCCAGATGAGTTATACGACGCTTGTGAAGCTATTTATGATTTTGTCAGCGAAATGTTTTTTGATTCTAAAGTTCCGGTAGATGATAAGTGGCTATTCTCCCCACTTCATATTCCAACATATATGCGGCCTAAAGACTTTGAGAAGTTATATTTTCCCTTCATGAAAAGATATGTAGAAGAATTTGGGGTGAAGAGAGGCTACACATTGCATTTCTTTATGGAAAACGACTGGACGCCTTATCTTGATATTCTTCAAGATCTTCCTAAAACAAGCAAAGTAATCGGTTTATTTGAACTGGGCGATCTTAAATACATTAAAGAAAAGATGAAAGATCGAATGATTTTTCATGGTGGCTTGTCAGCAAATGAACTAAAGTTTCTAAGTATTCCAGAGCTGAGAGATAGTGTCAAGAAAACGTTTGATGACTTGGCTCCAGGAGGTCAGTTTATTTTTGGAACAGATTACAGTTTGATGAATTTAAATGATGGAAAACCCGAAAATTTAATCGAAGCAATGGCATTCGCGAAAGATTATGGAAAATATTGA
- a CDS encoding sodium:solute symporter family protein — protein sequence MDATVVLTLIIVFIYLIGTVAIGIRAASASKVTTIGDIFTSSRSLGILALAFAIFGSQITAFGILGGPGVSYNLGYTTLGYLLGVSITAPIGFWIFGSRAWMLSSKFDYVTPVQFFKDRFNDNNASRYVVAAAQIILMVPYVLILGIGAGNVLNSVTNGVVPYWLGALIILIVCTFTAYSGGMKGTAWTNIFQGFIMLLAMLVLTVIVYYALGGGAAITAQLPENMISLGGQGVQNWKQWTFYSMLATGMSNGVFGHLLIRNMSAAHPRTLQLNQKVYPILSIIFWVFAVCLGTWGSIAIKGLVGAETESIVPLLAARFAPPWMIGLLAAGILSAIMSTWDGMILVMSSIFSEDFYKPIVLRSKKLELKEDLKISRFFILVISVLIYILVLLRPGSILAIGTFSFAGMATMLPPYFGCMYWKRTTSLGVILSSIVGVGSAALWAFGVLPASSTLGFFYGLPAFLLSAITMVVVSLLTKPAKQETIDVFFSAFSDVYED from the coding sequence ATGGATGCAACTGTAGTTTTAACTCTTATTATCGTATTCATTTATCTAATAGGCACAGTAGCTATTGGGATTCGAGCTGCAAGTGCTTCAAAGGTAACAACGATTGGTGACATTTTTACGTCAAGTCGATCTCTTGGAATACTAGCTCTGGCTTTTGCTATATTTGGGTCCCAAATTACAGCTTTTGGTATTCTAGGCGGTCCTGGAGTTTCGTATAATCTTGGATACACGACTTTAGGTTATTTATTAGGGGTTTCCATTACGGCGCCGATCGGATTTTGGATATTTGGTAGCAGGGCATGGATGCTTTCGTCGAAATTTGATTATGTTACCCCAGTACAATTCTTTAAAGATCGATTCAATGATAATAATGCATCACGATATGTTGTAGCAGCAGCTCAAATTATTTTAATGGTACCGTATGTTTTAATTCTTGGAATAGGAGCGGGAAATGTCTTAAATTCTGTAACGAATGGTGTTGTACCGTATTGGTTGGGTGCCTTGATCATATTGATCGTTTGCACGTTTACAGCTTACTCCGGTGGGATGAAAGGCACAGCTTGGACAAACATATTTCAAGGTTTTATCATGCTCCTTGCAATGCTGGTGTTAACAGTCATCGTTTATTATGCATTAGGTGGCGGTGCAGCTATAACAGCACAACTTCCTGAGAATATGATCAGCTTAGGTGGTCAAGGTGTTCAGAACTGGAAACAATGGACTTTCTATAGTATGTTGGCAACCGGGATGTCGAATGGTGTTTTTGGCCATCTATTAATTAGAAATATGTCAGCGGCCCATCCACGTACGCTTCAGCTTAACCAAAAAGTTTATCCAATTTTATCAATTATATTTTGGGTTTTTGCAGTTTGTTTGGGAACTTGGGGATCTATTGCTATCAAAGGTCTGGTTGGCGCTGAAACGGAAAGCATTGTCCCATTGTTAGCGGCTAGGTTTGCACCCCCATGGATGATCGGATTGCTGGCGGCTGGTATTTTATCCGCGATCATGTCTACTTGGGATGGAATGATTTTGGTTATGTCTTCAATTTTCTCTGAAGATTTTTACAAACCAATTGTATTAAGAAGCAAAAAACTTGAATTGAAAGAAGACTTAAAAATCAGTAGGTTTTTCATATTGGTAATATCCGTATTGATATATATATTGGTATTACTCAGACCCGGAAGTATATTAGCGATTGGTACGTTTTCATTTGCAGGTATGGCTACCATGTTGCCACCCTATTTTGGGTGCATGTATTGGAAGAGAACGACTAGTTTAGGCGTTATTTTATCATCGATTGTTGGAGTAGGTTCTGCAGCGCTCTGGGCATTCGGTGTTCTACCTGCATCTTCCACATTAGGATTTTTCTATGGATTGCCAGCGTTTTTGTTGTCTGCAATTACAATGGTAGTGGTTTCCCTATTAACAAAACCAGCAAAGCAAGAAACTATAGATGTGTTCTTTTCGGCATTTTCAGATGTTTATGAGGATTGA